In a genomic window of Bombina bombina isolate aBomBom1 chromosome 8, aBomBom1.pri, whole genome shotgun sequence:
- the LOC128638932 gene encoding insulin-like, whose amino-acid sequence MSQGGWVKLLLALAFVAYVTETEGAAAYRLCGSQLVETLYMVCEGRGFFYKSLKGSAHKNPLRNLLTGKRQNQRKRGIVEKCCYSSCTYYDLENYCPRVHLRME is encoded by the exons ATGTCTCAAGGAGGGTGGGTCAAGCTTTTATTGGCTCTGGCATTTGTTGCTTATGTGACAGAGACTGAAGGAGCCGCCGCTTACCGCCTCTGTGGTTCACAGCTGGTGGAGACTCTCTATATGGTGTGTGAAGGCAGAGGTTTCTTCTACAAGTCACtgaaag GGTCAGCGCACAAGAACCCTTTGCGCAACCTTCTAACTGGGAAACGACAAAACCAGAGGAAAAGGGGCATAGTGGAAAAGTGTTGCTACAGTTCTTGCACTTATTATGACCTTGAAAACTACT GCCCTCGTGTTCATTTAAGGATGGAATGA